TCTTGGAGAGAAGTTGACAGATGAAGAAGTCAAGGAGATGATCCAAGAAGCGGATGTTGACGGTGATGGTCAGGTGAATTATGATGAGTTTGTTAGGATGATGCTTGCAAAGTGATTGCAATTTCATTGGGTTGAACACAACATAAAGTTATGGATAGTTTCGAATGTTTCCCTTTGGATTTATTAGTTGCTATGCTTGTTGATTTGGAGTGTAGTTTTATTAACTTGCATTACGATGAATATTTAGctgtttcttcatttttgtttatcttCGTCTGTTTCCTATAGTTTGTtcacatttcaaaattatggtTCCTGTTTTGATACTCAGTTTCATGTATTTCAATATTATGTGAATGTTGATGCCGTGAAAGTCTAGATCTGGTAGGGCTCTACCTGATTGATCATATTTGCATCTCTGAATAACATGCCCTATGATATGCAATGTCTTTGACTCTATGAGCTTAACTTCCTTAGCTTAGGCTGTTATTACCATCTAGAATCTATGGTTGAATTTTACATGGGAAAGTTCTCAACATAAGTTTTTCGACAATTAAGTTGCAATTAACGGTTTTGTTCCAGTCATATGGAACATCCATAGATGTGGTGTTAGGAGTCCAGGAGTCAAGTCTGAATATTTCCCAATATGTTTAGAAAACATATCACATGGTTTGATTGATTTCAaagctcttttttctttctcgaCAAGTTGGATCATAATTTCTGCCTCTGGTTGTCCCAATGTATTCATTTTTGTTGTGTGGGGTTGCCAATTGTGCTGGATGTTTGTGACTTGACACTAGCCATGATTGACCTATAAGGGCTGGTCCAAAGACGAACCCATGTGTATTCTTAAGAAATATTGTATATACTAACAAAATAGGTATTAATGTTGATTTGGCTTTATGtgatttagtaatttaattgttttcttaataAGGAGTGATACTATGTGtacttaaaaagaaattataaccAAATTATCCTCCTCCCTCTTTCCTTCTTCAGTGGAAACACGAGAGTACAAACCACGAAAAGCTTTCAAGACACactgagaagaagaaaaaaacacaaCTCCTTGTTTGTGAACTTTAGGAAAATCACACCTAAAAGCTAgttgttcaaattaaaaagttgaaAACTATATGGATCTCGTTTCAGAAACTCATGTTCTTTTATATGGgatttaaatctcatattttacATTGAAGATCGTTTATGGTAAATTTAGGAGTGACAACGCAGGTTAATTGTATTGTATGTtcacacatttttttaatcctaTTATGTAAGTTTTTCCAATGCCATAAAAAACACTAGAAATCCCCTTGTAAATCCCAACTCAAAACTAAAATCCCTAGAAAACCCTATATATCTTAGGAGaaaaaaaaccacaaataataaactttgataatataagtttttacaTGCTCAATTTGAGTTAGAGTTTAcctattttttggattttttagattttaacaattctttcttttttttagatttcttttttatgttaattcaaatgagttaaatttgatCTCAAATCAGTTGTTTTAAATTTAGATGATTCTTTTTTTCGAATGAATCAGATGTATTCTTAAACTGACTGTTatggattcgaactgagtttGAGTAAAACTTTAATTAGGTGATACTAGGCTTAAATCCTAACTTACATAAATCTAAAAGGGTTCTTCAATCTCTAAATTGCAAAAGCAAATCACATTAAGCTTATCTCTCAATATATATGAACAACATTCATAACAagatcaaaaagaaaataaaaaacactaattattattttctaaaattttcttgttaaacAGATACACCAAGATACTCAtacaagaaccaaaaaaaaaaaaaaaaagaaagaattaagtggaaattaaaaaaaataagaaattgcacacacaaaaagaaaatctcCAATTTGCCCTCTACCGATCCGTAGTAAGGGAAGAAGCATTTCCAGTTgaagctgaagaagaagaagaagcgtTCTTATGATTATGCATCCACACTTTAAAGACCTGTCTGCTCACTCCAACTCCTCTGCAAAATTTctcaacttcatcttcttcatcttttctttgCAATTTCCACCCCAACTTTTCCGCAAACTCCAGCATTTTCTCCTTCTGTTCCGGGCTAAACTTGGTCCTGAACCTCTTTTTCACACTCCTCTCGGCCGTCTCCGGCGACCCCACCACCATCTGTGGCCTCCGGGCCCCGCCTTCAGTGTACTCCATTATCTCCATTGAGGCGTTGACGGCGTCGCTGCGGGTGTAGCTGAGCTTGCGGTGGAAGTTGCGGTGGCATCCACATGCAGCGCAGTTTAGAGAAGTGGGAGATGAGTCGTCCAGCGTGAACTCGCCGCAGCCGTCCGTGGCGTAGCTGCCGAGACTCGCTGCATGGTTCCTTAAACACTCTCTGTAATTGTGCTGATCTTTCTCCATCTtcctccctctctctctctctctctctctttgtttttctctttctttgtgtGTAAGATTGTTTTCAAGTGTCCATATTTGAAGGGTGAaggtttattttccttttatcctTTCATTTGATATTTACATGCTCAAATTACATATACAGAAAagggggga
This sequence is a window from Mangifera indica cultivar Alphonso chromosome 20, CATAS_Mindica_2.1, whole genome shotgun sequence. Protein-coding genes within it:
- the LOC123204460 gene encoding zinc-finger homeodomain protein 10-like is translated as MEKDQHNYRECLRNHAASLGSYATDGCGEFTLDDSSPTSLNCAACGCHRNFHRKLSYTRSDAVNASMEIMEYTEGGARRPQMVVGSPETAERSVKKRFRTKFSPEQKEKMLEFAEKLGWKLQRKDEEDEVEKFCRGVGVSRQVFKVWMHNHKNASSSSSASTGNASSLTTDR